The Candidatus Arthromitus sp. SFB-mouse-Japan genome includes a region encoding these proteins:
- a CDS encoding FtsB family cell division protein, producing MVKQRKRIFFIRNIVILVILIYSLITLFKNDFDRYNVEVEFMKYQDKLEDITWEIQLLKDELNLSNTKEYLEVLVRDRLGYVFEGEKSIINIVK from the coding sequence TTGGTTAAACAAAGGAAACGTATTTTTTTTATTAGGAATATTGTGATTTTGGTCATATTAATTTATAGTTTGATCACTCTGTTTAAAAATGATTTTGATCGATATAATGTAGAAGTTGAATTTATGAAGTATCAGGATAAACTAGAGGATATAACCTGGGAAATTCAATTATTAAAAGATGAATTAAATTTATCAAATACTAAGGAATACTTAGAGGTTTTAGTTAGAGATAGACTAGGTTATGTATTTGAGGGAGAAAAATCTATAATTAATATAGTTAAGTAG
- the yabQ gene encoding spore cortex biosynthesis protein YabQ — protein sequence MINLDIQILILFYSFISGVIFGIGFDIYRVLFRDVYYKVFRIIIDHIYWMVVGVLVFIFLLNTQYAILSFYTYFYILLGIIFYTKCISIFIYRIINNLVGFLLEIIRYIFKNLIYIISRVVNKKNY from the coding sequence ATGATTAACCTAGATATACAGATATTGATTTTGTTTTATAGTTTTATATCTGGAGTTATATTTGGAATAGGGTTTGATATATATAGAGTGTTATTTAGAGATGTATATTATAAAGTTTTTAGAATTATAATTGATCATATATATTGGATGGTTGTGGGGGTATTAGTGTTTATATTTTTATTGAACACACAGTATGCTATACTATCGTTTTATACTTATTTTTATATATTATTAGGTATTATATTTTATACAAAGTGTATATCTATATTTATATATAGGATAATCAATAATTTAGTAGGTTTCCTTTTGGAAATAATTAGATATATATTTAAAAATTTAATATATATTATTTCAAGAGTTGTAAATAAAAAAAATTATTAG
- the yabP gene encoding sporulation protein YabP, with the protein MEYKKDNTTELIKKSNILLENRKNISITGVFEVLSFDEEKVTLNTVLKKLEIIGNNLKISKLDLKNGEISITGNINECKYLDDKKFKGDKNKLGIVKKILGKNK; encoded by the coding sequence ATGGAATATAAAAAAGATAATACTACAGAATTAATAAAGAAGAGTAATATATTACTTGAGAATAGAAAAAATATAAGTATAACTGGAGTATTTGAAGTTTTATCTTTTGATGAAGAAAAGGTAACTCTAAATACTGTTCTAAAGAAACTAGAAATTATAGGGAATAATCTTAAGATTAGTAAGTTAGATTTAAAAAATGGGGAAATTAGTATTACAGGTAACATTAATGAGTGTAAGTATTTAGATGATAAGAAGTTTAAAGGTGATAAGAATAAGTTAGGTATAGTTAAAAAAATACTGGGTAAGAATAAATGA
- a CDS encoding RNA-binding S4 domain-containing protein, translating into MRLDKFLKVTRIIKRRTVAKDACDSDKVLINGKLSKPSSKVNVGDVLEIIFGNNNFKIEILDIKENVRKDEAEKMYRII; encoded by the coding sequence ATGAGATTAGATAAATTTTTAAAAGTAACTAGGATAATAAAGAGAAGGACTGTTGCAAAGGATGCATGTGATTCAGATAAGGTTTTAATAAATGGGAAATTATCAAAGCCATCATCTAAGGTTAATGTTGGTGATGTTTTGGAAATAATTTTTGGAAATAATAATTTTAAGATAGAGATTTTAGATATAAAGGAAAATGTAAGAAAGGATGAAGCTGAAAAAATGTATAGAATTATATAA
- a CDS encoding HU family DNA-binding protein yields MNKAELVASIAQKSELSKKDAEAALNAFIKSVFEALENADKVQLVGFGTFEIRERAEREGRNPQNNEPIKIPAAKVPVFKAGKEFKDRVNK; encoded by the coding sequence TTGAATAAAGCTGAATTGGTTGCTAGTATAGCGCAGAAGAGTGAACTTAGTAAAAAAGATGCTGAAGCTGCTCTAAATGCATTTATAAAGAGTGTTTTTGAAGCGTTAGAAAATGCAGACAAAGTTCAATTAGTAGGCTTTGGAACTTTCGAAATTAGGGAGAGAGCTGAGAGAGAAGGAAGAAATCCTCAAAACAATGAACCAATAAAGATTCCTGCAGCCAAGGTTCCGGTATTTAAAGCAGGTAAAGAATTCAAAGATAGAGTTAATAAATAG
- a CDS encoding putative polysaccharide biosynthesis protein, with amino-acid sequence MKNKIIKGTLILSVSSIIAKFLGIFFRWPLVMLIGDEGIGYYQMTYPLYMFFIGIVSGMPIAVSKFVSERSAYGDKESIVSIIKASLRIMIFLGVGTSIILLVFSNPIINLLKWDSKVYLCFIGISIAPISVCLLGVFRGVFQGMENMVPTGISQIIEQIIRVVVGVSLAYLLLYKGIHYAAGGASFGAVIGGIIATVFIVIMYLKFSIKYFDGINRKNINGRKYVGKILKIAIPLSLGATVSTIMVLIDSILVPQMLLNAGYTNREATVLYGQLTGKVSVIINVPLALAVALGTSVIPTLSRLFVLNKMEEFKDKVIMCFKLSSYIAFPCFISMYFLAYPIMNVIFPNNTDGYNILRYAAVSIPFIIFSQVSISILQSTNNYIRPVINLLIGCFIKVIVTLILTGNSEFNIYGAVLATIFSYILTSYLNFSAIKKKLNINLNILDIIITPLFSSLLMIIIALLSFDYFYKMSGSTVLSIFICGIIGGIIYILSLVLFKMRELSSIFTSIK; translated from the coding sequence ATGAAAAATAAGATAATAAAAGGAACACTTATACTTAGTGTAAGCAGTATAATTGCAAAATTTTTGGGGATATTTTTCAGATGGCCTCTTGTTATGCTTATAGGTGATGAAGGAATTGGGTACTATCAAATGACATATCCATTATACATGTTTTTTATTGGTATTGTGTCAGGAATGCCTATTGCTGTTTCAAAATTTGTATCTGAGAGATCTGCATATGGAGATAAGGAATCTATAGTAAGTATAATAAAAGCTTCTCTTAGGATTATGATATTTTTAGGAGTAGGTACAAGCATTATCTTGTTAGTATTTTCAAATCCGATAATAAATTTACTCAAATGGGATAGTAAGGTTTATCTTTGTTTCATTGGAATATCTATAGCACCTATTAGTGTATGTCTTTTGGGTGTTTTTCGGGGAGTATTTCAGGGAATGGAGAATATGGTTCCAACAGGGATTTCTCAAATAATTGAACAAATTATAAGAGTTGTGGTTGGAGTATCGCTTGCTTACCTGCTTTTATATAAGGGCATACACTATGCAGCTGGAGGCGCATCTTTTGGTGCTGTAATAGGTGGAATAATAGCAACGGTATTTATTGTTATTATGTATTTGAAATTTAGTATAAAATATTTTGATGGCATAAATAGAAAAAATATAAATGGTAGGAAATATGTAGGTAAGATATTAAAAATAGCAATACCATTATCTCTTGGGGCTACAGTATCAACAATAATGGTTTTGATAGATTCGATTTTAGTCCCTCAAATGCTTTTGAATGCTGGATATACTAATAGAGAGGCCACGGTATTATATGGACAGTTAACTGGTAAGGTTTCTGTTATTATAAATGTTCCTCTTGCACTTGCGGTTGCTTTAGGAACATCTGTGATACCAACGTTATCTAGACTTTTTGTTTTAAATAAAATGGAAGAGTTTAAAGATAAGGTTATTATGTGTTTTAAATTGTCAAGCTATATAGCATTTCCTTGTTTTATATCTATGTATTTTTTAGCATATCCTATAATGAATGTGATATTTCCAAACAATACAGATGGATACAATATATTGAGATATGCAGCAGTTAGTATACCCTTTATAATTTTTTCTCAAGTATCAATATCTATACTTCAAAGTACAAATAATTATATAAGACCAGTTATTAATCTTTTGATAGGGTGTTTTATTAAAGTCATAGTGACCTTAATTTTAACTGGAAACTCTGAATTTAATATATATGGTGCAGTTTTAGCTACAATATTTTCATACATATTAACAAGTTATTTGAATTTTAGTGCAATTAAGAAAAAATTAAATATAAATTTGAATATATTGGATATAATAATAACACCTCTATTTTCTTCTCTTTTAATGATAATAATAGCATTATTATCATTTGATTATTTTTATAAGATGTCTGGGAGTACAGTGTTAAGTATTTTTATATGTGGGATAATTGGAGGTATTATATACATTTTGAGTCTTGTTTTATTTAAAATGAGAGAGTTAAGTAGTATATTTACATCTATTAAATAA
- the spoVT gene encoding stage V sporulation protein T, giving the protein MKATGIVRRIDDLGRVVIPKEIRKTLRIREGDPLEIFTDRDGGVILKKYSPIEELSDFSKEYAESLQQAIGNIVLISDKDEFISVCGISKKEYLDKKISPELEKVLENRKTLCITNQEEFLPLCIDENLENKYSSQIISPIVAEGDTIGSVIILSKEGDDKLGIVEQKLAETAASFLGKQME; this is encoded by the coding sequence ATGAAAGCAACTGGAATTGTTAGAAGAATAGATGATTTAGGGAGAGTTGTAATACCTAAAGAAATAAGAAAGACTCTAAGAATAAGAGAGGGTGACCCACTCGAAATATTTACTGATAGAGATGGTGGGGTTATATTAAAGAAGTACTCTCCAATAGAAGAATTGAGTGATTTTTCAAAAGAATATGCAGAGTCACTTCAACAGGCCATAGGTAATATAGTTTTAATTTCTGATAAAGATGAATTCATATCGGTTTGTGGTATATCTAAAAAAGAGTATTTAGATAAGAAAATAAGTCCGGAGCTTGAGAAAGTATTAGAGAATAGAAAAACGTTGTGTATAACAAATCAAGAAGAATTTTTACCATTATGCATTGATGAGAATTTAGAGAATAAATACTCTTCTCAAATAATTTCACCAATTGTTGCAGAAGGAGATACAATAGGTTCTGTAATAATATTATCAAAAGAGGGTGACGATAAGCTTGGGATAGTTGAGCAAAAGCTTGCTGAAACAGCTGCATCATTTTTAGGGAAGCAAATGGAATAA
- a CDS encoding peptidylprolyl isomerase — translation MKFRKITSLVLAPIVTICFLYSCIGGGTPKDENIVARIKKEDITKTEVDEYYSGLKNGFITQYGENYKESEDFKNVYLDLVEQYVEQKALVQYAKDESLVDDAEIQEKVDEEFENMKSIFGSDEAFETAIINSRFKDEEDYKNKLKISLIIEELINKETDNLKISSSEIKQYYNDNKTKFVKGPGADVYHIFVADEDTANTVLEKLNDGEDFGKLARTYSQDGSANVDGYLGYQEFDNSQLVKEFMDEVKDMKEGEIRGPVKTQFGYHIIKVENINSKEWTQDLDRVSKDIEDTLKSDKINETINSLFTKVKEKYDVKIYTENITGKKE, via the coding sequence ATGAAATTTAGAAAGATTACATCATTAGTTTTAGCTCCAATAGTAACAATATGTTTTTTATATTCTTGTATTGGTGGGGGTACACCGAAAGATGAAAATATTGTTGCAAGAATAAAGAAAGAGGATATTACCAAAACAGAAGTAGATGAATACTATAGTGGGCTTAAAAATGGATTTATAACTCAATATGGAGAAAATTATAAGGAATCTGAAGATTTTAAAAATGTATATTTAGATTTAGTTGAACAGTATGTAGAACAAAAAGCATTAGTTCAATATGCAAAGGATGAATCATTAGTTGATGATGCTGAGATACAAGAGAAAGTAGACGAAGAATTTGAAAATATGAAGAGCATTTTCGGAAGTGATGAGGCATTTGAAACGGCTATAATAAATAGTAGATTTAAAGATGAAGAAGATTATAAAAATAAGCTTAAAATATCACTTATTATAGAAGAACTTATAAATAAAGAGACTGATAATTTGAAAATATCATCAAGTGAAATAAAACAGTATTATAATGACAATAAGACTAAATTTGTAAAGGGTCCAGGGGCAGATGTATACCATATATTTGTAGCAGATGAAGACACTGCTAATACTGTATTAGAAAAACTAAATGATGGAGAAGATTTTGGTAAACTTGCAAGAACTTATAGCCAAGATGGAAGTGCTAATGTTGATGGATATTTAGGTTACCAAGAGTTTGATAATTCACAACTTGTAAAAGAGTTTATGGATGAAGTAAAGGATATGAAAGAAGGCGAAATTCGAGGACCTGTTAAGACTCAATTTGGATATCACATTATAAAAGTTGAAAATATTAATTCTAAAGAATGGACTCAAGATTTAGATAGAGTTTCTAAAGATATAGAAGATACATTAAAGAGTGATAAAATAAATGAAACAATAAATTCTTTGTTTACAAAGGTAAAGGAAAAATATGATGTAAAGATATATACAGAGAATATAACTGGTAAAAAAGAGTAG
- a CDS encoding peptidyl-prolyl cis-trans isomerase: MKFNKILSRVCISLSILFTVSSCSTIEKTEEAIRKEVLATYEGRKITRGEVEDYFAGFHNALVQRYGENYKNDAGYLNDQLKAFAENYSQNSILIEEFDKRGLISEEEINNKVEESLHAVKDLFIDEENGVDDGHGHKIDQERFNKALNEAFYVDEEDYKNKQRDIIKINALVDDLIKDVSVTEEELNKYYEDNKDTKYITRPGAIMYHILVDTEEEALKVKERLNNGEKYEDIAKELNKDATSQTGGSLGFVEYDNTNYDADFLAGAKNLKEGEISDPVKTQFGYHIIKVTDVRTEDQYTDFESVKSEIEETLLYEKKNKAVTEFSENLFKEKKLKVK, translated from the coding sequence ATGAAATTTAACAAAATATTAAGTAGGGTTTGTATATCATTATCGATTCTTTTTACAGTTTCTTCTTGTAGTACTATTGAAAAAACAGAAGAGGCTATAAGAAAGGAAGTTTTGGCAACTTATGAAGGGAGAAAGATAACTAGAGGGGAGGTTGAGGATTACTTTGCAGGATTTCATAATGCTTTAGTTCAAAGATATGGAGAAAATTATAAAAATGATGCTGGATATTTGAATGATCAATTGAAAGCTTTTGCAGAGAATTATTCTCAAAATTCTATTTTAATAGAAGAGTTTGATAAAAGAGGGCTTATCTCTGAAGAAGAGATAAATAATAAGGTAGAGGAGTCATTACACGCAGTTAAGGATTTATTTATAGATGAAGAGAATGGTGTGGATGATGGGCACGGTCATAAAATAGATCAAGAACGATTTAATAAAGCATTGAATGAAGCTTTTTATGTAGATGAGGAAGATTATAAAAATAAACAGAGGGACATAATAAAGATAAATGCTTTAGTTGATGATCTTATAAAGGATGTTAGTGTCACTGAAGAGGAATTAAATAAATATTATGAAGATAATAAAGATACTAAATACATAACACGTCCTGGAGCTATTATGTATCATATTTTAGTTGACACAGAAGAAGAGGCACTAAAAGTTAAAGAAAGACTTAATAATGGAGAGAAATATGAAGATATAGCAAAAGAATTAAACAAGGATGCAACTAGTCAAACAGGTGGAAGTTTAGGATTTGTTGAGTATGATAATACTAATTATGATGCTGATTTTTTAGCTGGCGCAAAGAATTTAAAAGAGGGTGAAATATCAGACCCTGTTAAAACTCAGTTTGGTTATCATATAATAAAAGTTACAGATGTTAGAACTGAGGATCAATATACTGATTTTGAATCTGTGAAATCTGAAATAGAAGAGACGTTATTATATGAGAAAAAGAATAAGGCTGTTACTGAGTTTTCTGAGAATTTATTTAAAGAGAAGAAACTTAAGGTAAAATAA
- the mfd gene encoding transcription-repair coupling factor produces the protein MKLEGINNRIFNSEKFQNILFSIENNKNIDVCGLVGSTKANIIYGIFEKINRKIFVISASNYEAKEMYENIRVYTDNCVYFQERENVFYNIEAFSSDLKFDRIIAFREVCSTENKIICTSIESLISLYMSNNSRFIKLDIDIYINMEYEFEKFINDIFSIGYEKVYKVEQKGQYAVRGGIIDIFPINFSCAYRIEFFGDTIDNIKSFNVTTQMSIESIQSIKIIQCKEFILNDEEKSKLYENLEKDFREHITGINDLEVKEKLSTKFNFILDKLREGNFYDEYNIIIPYLHKYLSEFFEFMSNSVVLLDEYKKCMETLDIVYDRFISNFDMLLLRGEVLPNQINLLIDKDKLISKVNKINNLSFNLFNYYNKDTIIEFKTKNIIKMDGKISVILNEIKDKLSEDYCVIILSSSEPRCKKLKELLIEYGIESTLCNDINNICNGKVFISLGYLNEGYDFSDFSLYVICDQEIFGYDQQRKQRKSFSSSKKGLTKIRSFYDLKPGDYIVHVNHGIGVYKGIKKIDFQGIERDYLDIEYDKKDKLYVPIEQLDLVQKYIGIEGKSPKVNKLGGSEWIKIKTKTRRSIDEIAYNLVKLYAKRNILKGYAYSKDSTWQSQFEQEFPYVETPDQLLAIEDIKKDMESDKPMDRLLCGDVGYGKTEVALRAMFKAVVDKRQVVFLVPTTILADQHYNNIKKRFEGFPFNVDVLSRFRTTKQQKETLSKLKLGEIDIIVGTHRLLSKDVQFKNLGLLIIDEEQRFGVKHKEKIKEMKESIDVLSLSATPIPRTLHMSMVGVRDISVIDTPPEDRYPVQTFVVEYSDQLVRGAIMKEISRCGQGFFLYNSVENIDKMNIYLQNLVPECRFSVIHGQMGEREIEDILIKFLNKDIDFLVCTTIIETGIDIKNANTIIIHNADKFGLSQLYQLRGRVGRSNKVAYAYLTYKKDRVLSEVAEKRLKTLKDFTELGSGFKVAMKDLEIRGSGNLIGESQHGQMSVVGYDLYCKMLEDAIKMLQGEVTCVEVNTVVDIKIDVYIKDNYIEDEMQKLEIYKKISCIEDKKDISYIKEELMDRFSVIPFEIDNLIKISYIRALGKKLGFSQIKEIGDKILFEYKSKDFLDDYGFNYICNNYQGKVTFNLGDKPCFYYKIDCDDKSVMIDEFIKLLENLIKDVKKQ, from the coding sequence ATGAAACTAGAAGGAATTAATAATAGAATTTTTAATTCTGAAAAATTTCAAAATATATTATTTTCAATAGAAAATAATAAGAATATTGATGTATGTGGACTTGTCGGTTCCACTAAGGCTAATATAATTTATGGTATATTTGAAAAAATTAATAGGAAAATTTTTGTAATATCAGCAAGCAATTATGAGGCTAAAGAAATGTATGAAAATATAAGAGTTTATACAGATAATTGCGTGTATTTTCAAGAAAGAGAAAATGTTTTTTATAATATAGAGGCGTTTTCAAGTGATTTAAAATTTGATAGAATTATAGCTTTCAGAGAGGTGTGTTCAACTGAGAATAAGATAATATGCACTTCTATAGAGAGCTTAATTTCATTATATATGAGTAACAATAGTAGGTTTATTAAATTAGATATTGATATTTATATAAATATGGAGTATGAATTTGAAAAGTTTATAAATGATATATTTTCTATTGGATATGAAAAAGTATATAAGGTTGAACAGAAGGGACAGTATGCTGTAAGAGGTGGAATTATAGACATTTTTCCTATAAACTTCTCATGTGCTTATAGAATCGAATTTTTTGGAGATACAATAGATAATATAAAGAGTTTTAATGTGACAACTCAAATGAGTATTGAATCTATTCAAAGTATTAAAATCATACAGTGTAAGGAATTTATTTTAAATGATGAAGAGAAAAGTAAGCTTTATGAAAATCTTGAGAAGGATTTTAGAGAACATATAACAGGGATAAATGATTTAGAGGTGAAAGAAAAATTAAGCACCAAGTTTAATTTTATATTGGATAAATTAAGAGAGGGTAATTTTTATGATGAATACAATATTATAATACCCTATTTACATAAATATCTTTCTGAATTTTTTGAATTTATGAGTAACTCTGTTGTACTTTTAGATGAGTATAAAAAATGTATGGAAACCTTAGATATAGTATATGATAGGTTTATTAGTAATTTTGATATGCTTCTTTTGAGAGGTGAGGTTTTACCAAATCAAATTAATCTTCTTATAGATAAAGATAAGTTAATATCAAAGGTTAATAAAATAAATAATTTATCATTTAATTTATTTAATTATTATAATAAAGATACTATTATTGAATTTAAAACTAAGAACATCATAAAAATGGATGGCAAAATAAGCGTTATATTAAATGAAATAAAGGATAAACTTAGCGAAGACTATTGCGTTATAATACTATCTTCATCTGAACCTAGATGTAAAAAATTAAAGGAATTATTGATTGAATATGGTATAGAGTCTACTTTATGTAATGATATTAACAATATTTGTAATGGTAAGGTTTTTATATCTCTTGGATATTTAAATGAAGGATATGATTTTTCAGATTTTAGTTTATATGTTATATGTGATCAGGAAATTTTTGGCTATGATCAACAAAGAAAACAGAGAAAGAGCTTCTCGTCATCTAAAAAAGGATTGACGAAAATAAGGAGTTTTTATGATCTTAAACCAGGTGATTATATAGTACATGTGAATCATGGAATTGGGGTATATAAAGGAATTAAGAAGATAGATTTTCAGGGAATTGAGAGAGATTATTTAGATATAGAGTATGATAAAAAAGATAAGTTATATGTTCCTATAGAACAGCTTGATTTGGTTCAAAAGTACATAGGTATTGAAGGTAAGAGTCCTAAAGTAAATAAATTAGGTGGAAGTGAATGGATTAAGATAAAGACAAAAACTAGGAGGTCCATTGATGAAATTGCATATAATTTAGTTAAATTGTATGCTAAGAGAAATATTTTAAAGGGATATGCTTATTCTAAAGATAGTACTTGGCAGTCTCAATTTGAGCAAGAATTCCCATACGTAGAAACACCAGATCAATTATTGGCTATAGAAGATATTAAAAAGGATATGGAGTCAGATAAACCTATGGATAGACTACTATGTGGTGACGTTGGATATGGGAAAACTGAGGTTGCCCTTAGAGCAATGTTTAAGGCTGTAGTTGATAAAAGACAGGTTGTATTTTTAGTACCAACAACGATTCTTGCAGATCAGCATTATAATAATATAAAGAAGAGGTTTGAAGGATTCCCATTTAACGTTGATGTTTTAAGTAGGTTTAGAACCACTAAACAGCAGAAGGAGACATTATCTAAATTAAAACTTGGAGAGATTGATATAATTGTAGGAACCCATAGACTTTTATCTAAAGATGTTCAATTTAAAAATTTAGGACTTTTAATTATAGATGAGGAACAAAGGTTTGGAGTTAAACATAAAGAAAAGATAAAAGAGATGAAAGAGAGTATTGATGTTCTTAGTTTAAGTGCAACACCTATACCTAGAACACTTCATATGTCAATGGTTGGTGTACGCGATATTAGTGTAATAGATACTCCACCCGAAGATAGATACCCAGTTCAAACTTTTGTTGTTGAATATAGTGATCAATTAGTAAGAGGAGCTATTATGAAAGAAATTTCACGATGTGGACAAGGATTTTTCTTGTATAATAGTGTTGAAAACATAGATAAAATGAATATTTATCTTCAAAATTTGGTTCCTGAATGTAGATTTTCTGTTATTCATGGTCAAATGGGCGAAAGAGAAATAGAAGATATATTAATAAAATTTTTAAATAAGGATATAGATTTTCTTGTCTGTACAACTATAATTGAAACAGGGATTGATATAAAAAATGCTAATACTATAATTATACATAATGCAGATAAATTTGGTTTATCTCAGTTATATCAACTAAGAGGTAGAGTTGGTAGAAGTAATAAAGTAGCATATGCATATCTAACTTATAAAAAAGATAGAGTTTTAAGTGAAGTTGCAGAGAAGAGATTAAAGACGCTCAAGGATTTTACAGAACTTGGATCTGGGTTTAAAGTAGCAATGAAAGATTTGGAAATTAGGGGATCTGGGAATTTAATTGGTGAGTCTCAACATGGCCAAATGAGTGTTGTTGGGTATGATCTTTATTGTAAGATGCTTGAGGATGCTATAAAGATGCTTCAGGGAGAAGTTACTTGTGTAGAAGTAAATACAGTTGTTGATATAAAGATTGATGTCTATATAAAAGATAATTACATAGAAGATGAAATGCAAAAACTTGAAATATATAAAAAAATATCGTGTATTGAGGATAAAAAGGATATATCATATATAAAAGAGGAACTTATGGATAGGTTTTCTGTAATACCTTTTGAGATCGATAATTTAATAAAGATATCATATATAAGAGCTCTAGGGAAGAAATTGGGTTTTTCTCAAATAAAAGAAATAGGCGATAAGATTTTATTTGAGTATAAGAGCAAAGATTTTTTAGATGATTATGGATTTAATTATATATGTAATAATTATCAAGGTAAGGTAACATTTAATTTGGGTGATAAGCCTTGTTTTTATTATAAAATTGATTGTGACGATAAGAGTGTTATGATTGATGAATTTATAAAATTGTTAGAAAATTTAATAAAAGATGTTAAAAAACAATAA
- the pth gene encoding aminoacyl-tRNA hydrolase, whose translation MFLIVGLGNIGSRYNNTRHNVGFIMLDRICEDLNISLDNENDTSYYGTGIISGKNIMCMKPKTFMNLSGSAVLEIINYFKISIDDLLVIYDDIYLDVSKIRIKQRGSHGGHNGIKDIINKINTDKFKRIKIGIGENKNIDLSNYVLSKFTYDEMRMLDSKYEDISTCIRMIIEGKLVEAMNLFN comes from the coding sequence ATGTTTTTAATTGTTGGGCTTGGTAACATTGGAAGTAGATATAATAATACTCGACATAATGTTGGATTTATTATGCTTGATAGAATTTGTGAAGATCTTAATATTAGTTTAGATAATGAAAATGATACATCATATTATGGTACTGGTATTATTTCAGGTAAGAATATCATGTGTATGAAACCAAAAACTTTTATGAATTTAAGTGGGAGTGCTGTGCTTGAAATTATTAATTACTTTAAAATAAGTATTGATGATTTGCTTGTTATTTATGATGATATATATTTAGATGTATCAAAGATTAGAATTAAGCAGAGAGGATCTCATGGTGGTCATAATGGCATAAAAGATATAATTAATAAGATAAATACTGATAAATTTAAAAGGATAAAGATAGGAATTGGAGAAAATAAAAATATTGATTTATCTAATTATGTGTTGTCTAAATTCACATATGATGAAATGCGTATGTTAGATAGTAAATATGAAGATATATCTACTTGTATTAGAATGATTATAGAAGGAAAATTAGTTGAGGCTATGAATTTGTTCAATTAA
- a CDS encoding S1C family serine protease: MFNRENMRRDKVHIVFKQKRMINVNKMLWVILVNTIISFLFGIMGSVFVHNVFFSDMYDSIRYDRFGDEYDYNIVSVLNKINKSIVSVNAYIRDSEDLFQNNLTGIIYSEDGYILTNFSGIKNADRIYVKFPTALDFIKEAKVIGYDKECDICLLKINGNDYTKGDLKEDLSEVSYGLNVISIGNSFGKVNSYSIYPGVVSGINILKDDLDREVKFIKSNFCTNILNTGGPICNINGEIIGMSSCALNEKFKLSDCESTYISSGDVIKIVQDIIKSAT, translated from the coding sequence GTGTTTAATAGAGAAAATATGCGTAGAGATAAGGTCCACATAGTATTTAAGCAAAAAAGAATGATAAATGTAAATAAGATGTTGTGGGTTATTTTAGTAAATACAATAATTTCTTTTTTGTTTGGGATAATGGGAAGCGTTTTTGTGCATAATGTATTTTTTTCAGATATGTATGATAGTATACGATATGATAGGTTTGGAGACGAGTATGATTATAATATAGTGAGTGTTTTGAATAAAATAAATAAATCCATAGTTAGTGTAAATGCTTATATAAGGGATAGTGAAGATTTGTTTCAAAATAATTTAACAGGGATTATTTATTCTGAAGATGGATACATATTGACGAATTTTAGTGGTATTAAGAATGCTGATAGGATTTATGTGAAATTTCCGACTGCTCTTGATTTCATAAAGGAAGCGAAAGTTATTGGTTATGATAAAGAGTGTGATATTTGTTTGTTAAAAATAAATGGGAATGATTATACCAAGGGAGATTTAAAAGAAGATTTATCAGAAGTATCATATGGTTTAAATGTTATTTCTATAGGCAATTCTTTTGGAAAGGTTAATTCGTATTCTATTTATCCTGGAGTAGTTAGTGGTATAAATATACTTAAAGATGATTTAGATAGAGAAGTGAAGTTTATAAAAAGCAATTTTTGTACTAATATTTTAAATACAGGTGGACCTATATGTAATATAAATGGAGAAATAATTGGTATGAGTAGTTGTGCGTTAAATGAAAAATTCAAATTATCTGATTGTGAATCAACTTATATTTCATCAGGAGATGTTATAAAAATTGTGCAGGATATTATAAAGAGTGCAACTTAG